A stretch of DNA from Acidobacteriota bacterium:
CGGCGGCATCTTCAGTCGGCTTGAGAACTACATTTACGGTTCGCGACGTTCCGGCCTTCACCACGGCCGGTGCAAATCCCGCTGCCCTCGCACGCACCTCGATCGGCGGCTTGGGCGGAAGCTTGATCGTAAGCTCGCCATTCTCGCCGGCCGTCCCGAAATAGATATTGTTGAGCCAGATCTTCGCACCCGGTTCGGTTTTGACCGTCAAAGCCGCCGTTGGAGCCGAAGCGGTTCGCTGGGCGAAGCCGATGCCCGCAAACGCGCACGCGATCAGCCCGAGAGCGAGAAGCCGCGCCGCTCCCGCCAAGATGGATATGCTACTTTTCAGGTTCGGTAACCGCATTCTCCTGCTTCTCTTCAACCGCCGAAAGCCCCCGCTTTGGCCAACGTTCCGTAAGTGTCCGGGTGATCGAACGCAGGTCGCGGACGCGCTCGGCCTCGGCAGCCTCGGGCCGAAACTTCACCGAGAGCACCGTCTTTTCAGTTGATGCCTCAGCTTCCTCCGAGGTTGTCGGCGGCCGCCACAGCGCGGTCTCAACTGTCGAGTATCTGTCGGTGACCTCCATCGCAAACGCCTCGAGCGGGTCCGTCTTTTTCGTCAGGTCAGCAAGTGCATTCCGAAGCTCTTCGAGCTCTTTGGAGCGGTTCTGGTCAACCTCACTAAGCGCTCGCAGGCCATCGACAAGGCTTGCTTCAAATTCGCCGGTAATATTCTTGAATTCCGAAGGTGACACGTTCATCTTATAGATCTTCAGATCTAAAGCTGAGAGTCCGAATTCATTCTTGACTTGCCGGAGCCGCTGCTCTTCTGCGATCGATATTGGAGCACCGAACGTGTAGATCTTCAGCAGCGTGCGGCCATCCTCGTTTACGATCGACCAGCGGAAAGCCTGCCGGTCGTCCTTTCGAAACTCTGCGGTGATCAGGTTTCGAATACCCCGCTCGACCCTCAGACGATCTAAGACGCCCCACATTATCAATGCACTTGGGATCGAGACAATTACGGCAAAGGCGATGACGGATTGTCGAACGCGCGCTCCGTGTTCTTCGTCGAGTTTGGCTTTTTTCGGAAATTTCAGCCATAGGGCAAGCAGGTATGTTGCGAGCGAAATAAAGAACGCATTAATAAAGAAGAGATAGAAGGCACCGAGAAAGGTGGTCCAATCTCCGGTCGCCAGCCCGAACCCGGCCGTGCATACCGGCGGCATCAATGCGGTTGCGATAGCGACGCCGGGAATGGCATTTGTCTTTCGCTTACGTGAGCCAGCAACGACCCCCGCCACTCCGCCGAAAAAGGCCACCCCGATGTCCAAAATGGTCGGTGTTGTCCGTGCGCTTAATTCGGACGTTATTTCTGCGAACGGCGAGATGAGAAAGTAGAGCAGGCTGGTCAAAAGCGAGACAAATGTCGCGATTCCAAGACTTCCGAGCGAGGTCTTCAGTAACTGCCTGTCGAGCGTTGCAACACCGAGGCCGACGCCGAGGATCGGCGACATAAGCGGCGAGATCAGCATTGCGCCGATGATAACGGCGGTCGAGTTTAGATCAAGGCCGATCGAGGCCAGCAGTGCCGAGCAGACAAGCAACCAGGTGTTTGCCCCACGAAGCCTTACATTCTCGCAGATCTCCTCGATCGTGCCTTCGACGTCTGTCCCGCCGCGGATCGAGAGCAGAAAGCGCAGATAGCGGAACCACCGTGTCAGCATCCCCGGTTCCTTCCTCTTATCCGATTCTTGTGAACTCTCCTGAAACATCCTGTTCTTCAAATGTATCCGGGACTCCATCCTTATCCTTGTCCTCCGTAAAAGCCCACTTGATCAGCGGTGGAGCGATGAGCGTCGTCGCGACCGCCATAAAGAGCACGGCGGCAAAAAACTTCTCTGTTATAACCGCAAGACTGAGCCCGATCTGTGCAACGACGATACCGACCTCGCCGCGGGGTATCATACCGACACCGACCTGTGCCATCTCTCGCCGCGAGAGCCCCCAAGCCCCGAGCCCGCAGCCCACGAATTTAGTGATGCATGCGAATAGCGTAACCACGCCGGCAAGTGCGACGACCTCCCATTCCCTGAAAACGGAAAGA
This window harbors:
- a CDS encoding DUF389 domain-containing protein, with amino-acid sequence MLTRWFRYLRFLLSIRGGTDVEGTIEEICENVRLRGANTWLLVCSALLASIGLDLNSTAVIIGAMLISPLMSPILGVGLGVATLDRQLLKTSLGSLGIATFVSLLTSLLYFLISPFAEITSELSARTTPTILDIGVAFFGGVAGVVAGSRKRKTNAIPGVAIATALMPPVCTAGFGLATGDWTTFLGAFYLFFINAFFISLATYLLALWLKFPKKAKLDEEHGARVRQSVIAFAVIVSIPSALIMWGVLDRLRVERGIRNLITAEFRKDDRQAFRWSIVNEDGRTLLKIYTFGAPISIAEEQRLRQVKNEFGLSALDLKIYKMNVSPSEFKNITGEFEASLVDGLRALSEVDQNRSKELEELRNALADLTKKTDPLEAFAMEVTDRYSTVETALWRPPTTSEEAEASTEKTVLSVKFRPEAAEAERVRDLRSITRTLTERWPKRGLSAVEEKQENAVTEPEK